In Falco cherrug isolate bFalChe1 chromosome 5, bFalChe1.pri, whole genome shotgun sequence, one DNA window encodes the following:
- the NR2C1 gene encoding nuclear receptor subfamily 2 group C member 1 isoform X3, which produces MATIEELAHQIIEQQMGEITHSQGGGTQTLMDGTAQRIQIFPADSGLSLPQRIQIVTDQQTGQKIQIVTALDQSSAGKQFILTNHDGSTPSKVILARQDSTPGKVILATPDAAGVNQLFFASPDISAQHIQIFTDNSPSEQGLNKVFDLCVVCGDKASGRHYGAVTCEGCKGFFKRSIRKNLVYSCRGTKDCVINKHHRNRCQYCRLQRCIAFGMKQDSVQCERKPIEVSREKSSNCAASTEKIYIRKDLRSPLAATPTFVTDNETARSTGLLESGMFVNIHPSAIKNEPTVLMTPDKVEACQGDLSTLANVVTSLANLSKCKDMSQSSTELSMIESLSNGDASLSELQQEEQASSDVTRAFDTLAKALNPGESAACQNSESIEASVQLIGGETSMNIVEIEGPLLSDAHVAFRLTMPSPMPEYLNVHYICESASRLLFLSMHWARSIPSFQALGQDNSISLVKACWNELFTLGLAQCSQVMNVATILSAFVNHLHGSLQQDKLPTDRGKLVMEHIFKLQEFCNSMVKLCLDGYEYAYLKAIVLFSPDHPGLENVVQIEKFQEKAYMEFQDYVTKVYPDDTYRLSRLLLRLPALRLMSAAITEELFFAGLIGNVQIDSIIPYILRMETADYNSQIIGHGV; this is translated from the exons ATGGCAACCATAGAGGAACTGGCCCATCAAATTATTGAACAGCAAATGGGAGAG ATTACCCattcccagggaggtggtacACAAACACTAATGGATGGGACAGCACAACGAATACAGATTTTCCCTGCAGATTCAGGCCTCTCTTTACCACAACGTATACAG ATTGTCACAGATCAGCAGACGGGCCAGAAGATTCAGATTGTTACAGCACTTGATCAGAGCTCAGCAGGCAAGCAGTTCATCTTAACAAATCATGATGGCTCTACCCCAAGCAAGGTGATCCTTGCCAGACAAGATTCCACTCCAGGAAAAGTTATCCTAGCAACTCCAGATGCTGCAGGTGTCAACCAACTGTTTTTTGCATCCCCTGATATATCTGCACAACACATCCAG ATATTTACAGACAACTCCCCCAGTGAACAGGGCCTAAATAAAGTCTTTGATCTGTGTGTTGTATGTGGAGACAAGGCATCAG GGCGTCACTATGGAGCAGTAACTTGTGAGGGATGCAAAGGATTCTTTAAAAGGAGTATACGGAAAAATTTAGTTTATTCATGTCGAGGAACAAAAGACTGTGTCATTAACAAACACCACCGGAACCGATGTCAGTACTGTAGGCTGCAGAGATGCATCGCGTTTGGGATGAAACAAGATT CTGTGCAGTGTGAGAGGAAGCCTATTGAAGTGTcaagagaaaaatcttcaaaCTGTGCAGCTTCTACAGAAAAGATCTACATTCGGAAAGATCTCCGTAGTCCATTAGCTGCAACTCCAACTTTTGTAACAGACAATGAAACAGCAAG ATCAACAGGTCTGCTAGAATCGGGAATGTTTGTTAACATTCATCCGTCTGCAATAAAAAATGAGCCTACTGTTCTGATGACTCCAGATAAG GTTGAAGCATGTCAGGGAGATTTAAGTACACTGGCAAACGTGGTGACTTCATTAGCAAATCTCAGCAAATGCAAAGACATGTCACAAAGCAGTACAGAGCTATCTATGATTGAGAGTTTAAGTAATGGAGATGCATCATTGTCTGAACTGCAGCAAGAAGAACAAGCTAGTAGTGATGTTACAAG GGCATTTGATACTCTTGCAAAAGCATTAAATCCAGGAGAGAGTGCAGCATGCCAGAACTCTGAAAGTATTGAAGCCAGTGTACAGCTGATCGGTGGAGAAACAAGCATGAATATCGTTGAAATAGAGGGGCCACTACTCAGTGATGCACATGTAGCATTCAGG CTCACCATGCCTTCTCCTATGCCTGAATATCTTAATGTTCACTATATCTGCGAGTCTGCCTCCAGGTTGCTTTTCTTGTCCATGCACTGGGCACGTTCCATTCCATCTTTCCAAGCTTTAGG acagGATAACAGCATATCTTTAGTGAAAGCCTGCTGGAATGAACTTTTTACACTTGGTCTTGCACAATGTTCACAAGTTATGAATGTGGCAACTATATTAAGTGCATTTGTTAATCACCTTCATGGCAGTTTACAGCAAG ATAAGCTGCCAACAGACAGAGGAAAACTAGTAATGGAGCATATCTTCAAACTGCAAGAGTTCTGTAACAGCATGGTTAAGCTTTGCCTAGATGGATATGAATATGCATATTTGAAAGCAATCGTCCTCTTCAGTCCTG atcaccCAGGTCTGGAAAACGTTGTGCAGATTGagaaatttcaagaaaaggCTTACATGGAGTTCCAAGACTATGTAACAAAAGTATACCCAGATGATACTTACAG ACTGTCTAGACTTCTTCTTCGATTGCCTGCTCTTAGGCTGATGAGTGCTGCCATCACTGAAGAGCTATTCTTTGCCGGACTAATTGGAAATGTTCAGATTGATAGCATCATCCCATATATTTTGCGAATGGAGACAGCGGACTACAACTCTCAGATAATTGGTCATGGCGTATAA